In Campylobacter massiliensis, the DNA window GCTGATGTCCTTTGAGATGCCTAGCAGATACGCGGTGACTAGCTTTAAGCAGTTCGTCGCGGCGGACGGTAAATTTAAGCTCGCCTCAGAGCAGACGTGGAAATATAAAAGGGTCAAATGATCTTTTGCTAGCGGCCTAACTGCGGTAAATTTGACGCTTTGGATTTGGTCAAATTTAACAAGCGCCCGAGCGTCAAATTTAGCTCGTTAAATTTTGCTTTCGCATCAAATTTGACGCCGTTTGGGCGGCTAAATTTAAAAAGGAGCGAATGTGAGATTTTTTTGGAAAGCGGCGGCGATGGCGGCGATTTGGACCTTGCCGCTAGCTGCGTCGGGCGAAATTTGCCTAAAAAAGACTATCTATAAAACACAGGGCGACGCCGTGCCGCGCTACAAATACGAAACGAGCCAAGCTTACGACGCGAAGGCTCGCGTGCTAGAAAAAATCTACGACGAAATCAACGACGACGGCAGGCGCAGGACGAAAAGCATTGTCAAATTTGACGAAAGAGGCGAGCGCGAGATAGGCAGCATTGAGTACGAGTGGGACTTTAGAGCCGGCAAATGGCACAAAGCAGGGTTCTCAAAAACAGAGAGGACAAAGGACGGCGCGTTTGTTTTTATTGATACCCGCGGTCAAAACGGCAAGCTAAACCAAGGTCAAAAAACCGTCGAAAAGCGAACGGGCGCGACGGAAATCTCTCAAAATTTCACTCTAAAAAACGGCAAATGGACGCCGACGTATCTAATCAAAAGACTTTATGACGAAAATCACAAAACCACGCTCGTAGCGACCTTTGAGTGGAGCGCCAAAGCCAAAAAATGGACTCCGTACGAAAAATCTATATATCGTTACAAAGGCGACGTTTATGCGAGCTCCGAGGGCTATAGGTGGCAGGGCAAATGGGTGCCGCAGACGAAGCACGTGGCCTTTACGGCTGCGGACGGAATGCGCACCGAGATAAATTTTACGTGGAAAGAGGACGCGTGGCGACCACAGGAGAGGACGGTGCAAAAAATAGAGCCCGAATTTAGGCGTTTTACCGATCTTAGATGTCGCTGGGACGCCGCAAAGAGCGAGTGGAACGGCTGCTATAAAAACGTGCGCGAGGAGACCGAGCAAGGTCGGCAAAAATACTCCGCATCGTCATTTTGGTGCGAGGAGTCGCAGCGCTGGGAGATAGTGTTTGAAAACGAGCTTAGCTACGACGCGCGCGGTAATTTGATAAAAAATCGCGAGACGTTGGACGGCGAACGGCGCGAGTACGTCTACGTCTACGACGAAGTGGGAAATAACCTATCCTCAGCGCTTCGTGAGCCAGATGAGAGCGGCAAATGGCGCGAAACGCAAAAGACGATAAACGCCTTTGAGCGGGATATTTTAGCGCGCGACGTCATGGATCGCGGCTTCATCGGCGACTACGTAGCCGCGGGCGAAAACGCGATCAAAAGCAGCAAGCAGTACTTTTTAGACGGCGACGAGTTTAAGCTAAGCGAGACGCTCGAGTGGTTTTACGAAAAGTGCGAGCCGTCTCGCGAGTGAGCCGTGTATCGTTCAAATTTTGCGCATTTTTTAAAAAACGGCGAAAAGATCGTCTTTACGTTAACCAAGCAAGAGGGCAAGAAGCTATCCGTAATGCTGGGCGACATATATAAGGCCCAAGACGGCGCATTTACGGTCGCGGGACTAAATGTCGGAGGGCGCGAGTGAAGTGGCAACGAGAAACTGCAAGTCAAGCCTAGTTAAAATTTACGAATTTAAAGAAGGCGGTATCTGCGCGGGTTTTGACGGAAACTAGATTTGAGTTTTGTCGGCTGAAAGTAAGCGCGTCTTTGCGTAAGCGAAGTGGTTTACGCGTTTTGCAAGGTACTCGCCGCTGAATTTCGCTTTTACTAAAAATTTATAAAAGCCTTACACTAAATTTAATGAGTCAAAATAAAATTCGGCAGCGATTTTCTAACAGAAGATCAAAAATAAAAAGCCAAATTTGGGAGGCTAAAGATGTTTAAAAAGATATTGTTTCTAGCCGTTTCTTCGTTATTTGCATTTGGTGCTCTAGCTCAAGCAGGCGAGATAAAAGCAAGCGACTCGCCCTTTGGTTACGCTAGCATTGGTGCAGAGCAAAATTTTGGCGGATACGCCGGCAAAGAGAGTAAAGAAGTCGTCGTAAAAGATAGGCAAGAGCTCGTAAAATACGCTCAAATGGGTGATTACGTCATCTATGTGGATGGCCTCATAGACCTTAGCGAAGGCAAGATTCCACAAAATGGCAATAGCGAGGGGCTGGATAAATTTATAAGTGAGATTAGCGGTGGCGAGTTTAGCTCTTATGCCAAATTTATGCAGGCTTACGGCGCTTCATGCCGTGCAAATTTAGACGGTTCACAAGATCCAAAGTTAGCAGCGCTTCGCAAAAATTTAGCCAACGAATGGGAAAAGCTCATAGTAGTGCCGGTAGCTAGCAACACCACAATAATCGGCCTAGGCGAAAACTCAGGCATAAAAGGCGGCTCGCTTTTGCTAAAAAATGTCCAAAATATCGCGATCCGCAACATGAATATCCTAGATGCTTTTGATCCATTTCCAGATGTACAAAAAAATGACGGCTTTAACGCGCAATATGACGGCGTTAGCATAGAGTCAAGCAAAAACATCTGGATAGATCACTGCCATTTTAAGGACACGGTCGAGCTTGGTCATGTGCATTTAGCAGGCGGAGAGCTTACTAAATGGCAGACTTACGACGGACTATGCGACATCAAGGGAGATAGTGCGGCTATCACGATCTCGCACAACATTTTTGAAAACCACGACAAAACGATGCTAATAGGCTCAAGAGACTCAGACGGCAGCAGCGAAACAAGGACG includes these proteins:
- a CDS encoding pectate lyase family protein; the protein is MFKKILFLAVSSLFAFGALAQAGEIKASDSPFGYASIGAEQNFGGYAGKESKEVVVKDRQELVKYAQMGDYVIYVDGLIDLSEGKIPQNGNSEGLDKFISEISGGEFSSYAKFMQAYGASCRANLDGSQDPKLAALRKNLANEWEKLIVVPVASNTTIIGLGENSGIKGGSLLLKNVQNIAIRNMNILDAFDPFPDVQKNDGFNAQYDGVSIESSKNIWIDHCHFKDTVELGHVHLAGGELTKWQTYDGLCDIKGDSAAITISHNIFENHDKTMLIGSRDSDGSSETRTITVAHNIFDNCAQRLPMARNAKVHVYNNFYDSKDGFYDQKYAIGVRFGSLIYAQNNYFTNGVKISYKCNKGTIFESGNIDLSKKGSVCEKLTKPPFEPPYKFELLKASDVQNEVNQNAGTGKLDVAK